ACGCCGGTCCACGTATGGCGGTCGAAGCGGATGAAGGGTTCTTCAAGCAGCGCTTCGATTGAAGCGTCCGGATCATTGGCGGATGAGATGAAAACCATCGGTTCGCTGTACAGCACCGTCCACTTCAACGCGGCCGGTAACGCAGCGGGTGATTGCGTGACGATAGCCGCATCGAGTTCGCCGTTCTCCACGCGCGCTGCAAAGTCGCTCGACAAACCCGTGAACAGTTTCAGATCCAGACGCGGATAGCGTTGCTTGAGTTTGAGCATGGCATCGGCGAATGCGCCCATCAGCGAGGAGACGAGGGCGCCAACCCGCACGGTGCCCGACAGTTCGCCGGCGTTACCCGTTGCGAGAATCTGCCGATAGTTTGCCACCAGTGTTTCCGCCAGCGGCAGCACTGCGCGGCCCTGCGCGCTGAGGGATACGGAGCGCGCGGCGCGATCGAAGAGAACCAGATCGAGATCGCGCTCGAGCGAACGCATTTGCAAGCCGACAGCGGCTTGCGTGAGACAGACTTCGTCGGCGGCGGCAGCGAACGAACCGTGCTTCGCCACTGAGAGAAACGTCACGAAATACCGGATTGCGCTCACGACGACTCCCTTTCACTGCAGTGCATGCCGCAGCGACGAACCGAGCAGCGCCACGCCCGACGCGAGCAGCAAGACAAAAAGCATGCGGCGAAACGCGTGCTCCGAGAGGCGCAAATAAAGCCGCGACCCGAGCCACGCGAACAGCAACGACGAAGGCATCATCCACGCGAACAGCATAAGCGTCTCAGCAGAGATGAGTCCGTTCACGCTGTACATGACAAGCGTCAGCGTCTGCATCACGATGAAGAACGTCTGGCAGATCGCGCGTTGCGAATCCTTCGGGTAACCCCGCAACATGCACCATACCGTGGGCGCCGGACCCACGAGACCGGCTATTCCCCCAAGGATGCCGCCGATTACGCCGATGCCGCCGTCCGCGAGCATGCTGCGGGTTGCGCTGATAGTGATCGTCGGCAGATTCGCCGCCAGCAGCATCAGGCCGCAATACACGATCAGCAGCACACCCACCCCCAACCGAAACACAACGGGGTCGAGCCAGGGCAACAACGCCGCCCCAATAGGCACGCCAATCAGCCCGCCCGCTAGCATGGGTGCGATCAGCTTCACACGGATGCTGCGCCGCACGGTCCCGACCGTCAGCACCTGCCCTCCAAGCGAACCGACCACGAGCATCGGCCCGATCATTTGCGGTGGTAGCGTCCACGCCCAGAAGACCATCGCGACAAGCCCGAATGCAAAACCGGCCAGGCCCGAGACGAAGCCCGCGATCGCGCTCCCTCCAATCACCAGGAACACGAGGTTGGCGGTCAATGCGCGGCGCTCCGGAATCGCATCAGGACTGCATGCCCCAGCGCTGCACCGTATGGCGTTCCAGTACCCGGAAGATCAGATTCTCGACGGCAAGCCCGATCAGGATCACCGTAAAAAGCCCGGCGAAGACGTTGGCGATATCGAGCATATTCTTGTTCTCATAGATGAACCATCCGAGCCCGCCCGAGCCCGCACTCACGCCAAACACGAGCTCGGCTGCGATCAACGTGCGCCACGCAAACGCCCAGCCGATCTTCAGGCCAGTCAGGATGCTCGGGAACGCCGCGGGCACGAGAATCTGCAGCACATAGCGGCCGCCGCGCAAACCGTAGTTCCTGCCGACCATCTTGAGCGTGTTGCTGACCGAGAGAAAGCCTGAATGTGTGTTCAGCGCCACCGACCACGTGACTGAATGCACCAGTACGAAAATGAGGCTGCCATTGCCCAGGCCGAACCAGATCAGCGCGAGCGGAAGCAACGCAATCGCGGGCAGCGGATTCAGCATGGACGTCATGGTCTCTAGAAAATCGGTGCCGATGCGCGAAGTGATTGCGGCCGCAGTGAGGGCAGCGGCGAGCACGATCCCGCAGGCATAACCGATCAGCAATACATGGATCGATGCCCACGCCTTGCCCGGCAACTCGCCGCTTGCAATGCTCCTGAAGAACGCTTCAATGGTCGCGCTAAAGGTGGGAAACAGCAGCGGATTGTTCAGCCAGCGACCGTAGATCTCCCAGATACCCGCCAGCAGCACGAGAATCATCAGCTTGCGAATCCATGCCTGGTTGTAGAGCCGTTCGAACAGCGACAGCGGCTTTTCCACCACGCTGAATTCGCGCGTTTCAGCCGGCTCGCGGACCACTTCGGAGCGTGGCACGACCGCCGCCTGTTTGCGATGACCGGAACCGCCGTGCGTGAGCATGTCAGACATTTTCGGCCCTCTCTATTTCGTCTTCGAACAGCATGTGCTGGATGCGCTTTTCAAGCGCAATGGCGGCTTCGGGCGTTGCGGCGGTTTCCAGTTCCGCCTTGACCTGACCGGGGTGAGGCGAGAGCAGCAAGATCCTGCTGCCGACCTTGATAGCCTCGGGAATGGAGTGCGTGACGAACAGCACGGTGAAGCGCGTTTCATCCCAAAGCGCGAGGAGTTCGTCCTGCATCTTGCGTCGCGTGAGGGCGTCGAGCGCGGCGAACGGTTCGTCCATCAGAAGAATGTCCGGTTCCATTGCCATCCCGCGCGCAATCGCAACGCGCTGCTTCATGCCGCCCGATAGCGTATGCGGATAGCTGTCGGCGAACGCGGAGAGATTGACCTTGTCGATGTAATGCATCGCACGGTCCTCTATCTCCTTGCCATTGAGCCGACGAGACGCCTGCAACGGAAACATCACGTTCTGCCGCACGGTTTTCCACGGCAGCAACTGGTCGAATTCCTGGAACACCATCATCCGGTCTGGCCCCGGACGCGTGACCGTCTTGCCCTTCAGCGAGATCGTGCCTTCAGTGGGCGCGAGATATCCGCCGACACTCTTGAGCAACGTCGACTTGCCGCAGCCGGACGGCCCGAGCAGGACGAACCGGTCGCCGCGAAACACTTCGAAGTCCACACGATACGTGGCCATCACGAGTGTCTTTGGCGTCTTGTACTGGAGTGTGACGCCGCGTACCGCGAGCAGCGGCGAGGTGTCGGGGTAGGGGGCGGTATCTGGCGCAGCGCGCATGTCAGCTTCCTTGCAGGGATTGAGTGACGGGAAAAAACATGTCCTTCCACGATTGCGGTTTGGACTTGATAAGTCCCGTGCGCGCCATGAAGTCGGCGTATTTAATGGTGTTCTGGGGGACCGTGGTGAAGGACACGTCGGGCGAGGAAATCATCTTCTCCACTTCATCCACCGTGCTTTTTTCCTTCGATATCCGCAGGTACGCAACCGCCGCCGCATGCTTGTCCCGGTTGATCCACGCTTCCGATTCATTGAGTGCATCCATGAACGCTTTTACGAGTTTCGGGTTCTCGTTATAAAAGCGTGCCGTGCACCAGACCAGGTTGAAGCTCGACTTGCCGCCGAGCACGTCATAGGAGTTGAGCACGGTATGCACGTTCGGTTTTTGCAGCTCCTGTTCCTGGAACGGCGGCGAGCCGAAGTGCGCTGTGACT
This window of the Caballeronia sp. SBC1 genome carries:
- a CDS encoding LysR substrate-binding domain-containing protein; its protein translation is MSAIRYFVTFLSVAKHGSFAAAADEVCLTQAAVGLQMRSLERDLDLVLFDRAARSVSLSAQGRAVLPLAETLVANYRQILATGNAGELSGTVRVGALVSSLMGAFADAMLKLKQRYPRLDLKLFTGLSSDFAARVENGELDAAIVTQSPAALPAALKWTVLYSEPMVFISSANDPDASIEALLEEPFIRFDRHTWTGVLVDNALRQLGFARDEIMELNSIEAISEMVRRGFGVSIVPLLANANWTRESGLRVTPLPEQITPRHVGLLERRDHPRQAFTDAVKRHFIDTAELSSSISDSPGRTRVN
- a CDS encoding sulfite exporter TauE/SafE family protein, with the translated sequence MTANLVFLVIGGSAIAGFVSGLAGFAFGLVAMVFWAWTLPPQMIGPMLVVGSLGGQVLTVGTVRRSIRVKLIAPMLAGGLIGVPIGAALLPWLDPVVFRLGVGVLLIVYCGLMLLAANLPTITISATRSMLADGGIGVIGGILGGIAGLVGPAPTVWCMLRGYPKDSQRAICQTFFIVMQTLTLVMYSVNGLISAETLMLFAWMMPSSLLFAWLGSRLYLRLSEHAFRRMLFVLLLASGVALLGSSLRHALQ
- a CDS encoding ABC transporter permease, yielding MSDMLTHGGSGHRKQAAVVPRSEVVREPAETREFSVVEKPLSLFERLYNQAWIRKLMILVLLAGIWEIYGRWLNNPLLFPTFSATIEAFFRSIASGELPGKAWASIHVLLIGYACGIVLAAALTAAAITSRIGTDFLETMTSMLNPLPAIALLPLALIWFGLGNGSLIFVLVHSVTWSVALNTHSGFLSVSNTLKMVGRNYGLRGGRYVLQILVPAAFPSILTGLKIGWAFAWRTLIAAELVFGVSAGSGGLGWFIYENKNMLDIANVFAGLFTVILIGLAVENLIFRVLERHTVQRWGMQS
- a CDS encoding ABC transporter ATP-binding protein, whose translation is MRAAPDTAPYPDTSPLLAVRGVTLQYKTPKTLVMATYRVDFEVFRGDRFVLLGPSGCGKSTLLKSVGGYLAPTEGTISLKGKTVTRPGPDRMMVFQEFDQLLPWKTVRQNVMFPLQASRRLNGKEIEDRAMHYIDKVNLSAFADSYPHTLSGGMKQRVAIARGMAMEPDILLMDEPFAALDALTRRKMQDELLALWDETRFTVLFVTHSIPEAIKVGSRILLLSPHPGQVKAELETAATPEAAIALEKRIQHMLFEDEIERAENV